Proteins encoded by one window of Companilactobacillus ginsenosidimutans:
- the der gene encoding ribosome biogenesis GTPase Der — MAVPVVALVGRPNVGKSTIFNRIINERLSIVEDTPGVTRDRIYARASWLGKEFRLIDTGGIDMSDEPMTVQIKNQAEIAIDEADVIVFIVNGQNSVTKEDEDVAKILYRTKKPVILAVNKADNPEQRQTIYDFYSLGFGDPNPVSGSQGTGLGDLLDEVVKAFPTEDTHEVDDSIKFSFIGRPNVGKSSLVNAILGDDRVIVSNMEGTTRDAIDTKYYDERLEKEFTMIDTAGIRKRGKVYENTEKYSVLRALSAIDKSDVVCVVLNAEEGIREQDKRVAGYAHNAGKGVIIVVNKWDALKKDTHTMRDFENQIRDQFQYLSYAPILFTSAIKGQRLEKIPELVTKVYDNRHRRIQSAMLNDLLLRATSIAPTPVVNGKRLRIYYMTQVAIQPPTFVVFVNDNELLHFSYERFLINQLRDTFDFEGTPIKILPRKRK, encoded by the coding sequence ATGGCCGTTCCAGTAGTAGCTTTAGTAGGTAGACCAAACGTTGGTAAATCAACGATTTTTAATCGAATTATCAATGAAAGACTATCAATTGTCGAGGACACTCCAGGTGTTACTCGTGACAGAATCTATGCCCGAGCAAGTTGGCTGGGTAAAGAATTCAGACTTATCGATACCGGTGGTATTGATATGTCAGATGAACCAATGACAGTACAAATTAAGAATCAGGCTGAAATTGCTATTGATGAAGCAGACGTCATCGTCTTTATCGTTAATGGTCAAAACAGTGTAACCAAAGAAGATGAAGATGTTGCTAAGATCCTTTATCGTACAAAAAAGCCAGTTATTTTAGCAGTTAATAAGGCTGATAATCCTGAGCAACGTCAAACAATTTATGACTTCTATTCTCTTGGGTTCGGCGATCCAAATCCAGTATCAGGTTCACAGGGAACTGGTTTAGGTGACTTGCTGGATGAAGTGGTAAAGGCGTTTCCAACTGAGGACACTCACGAAGTTGACGATTCAATCAAGTTCAGTTTTATTGGTCGTCCTAACGTTGGTAAATCATCATTGGTAAATGCCATTTTGGGTGACGATCGTGTTATCGTTTCTAATATGGAAGGTACAACTCGTGATGCTATTGATACAAAGTATTACGATGAGCGTTTAGAAAAAGAATTCACTATGATCGATACGGCTGGTATTAGAAAACGTGGTAAAGTTTACGAAAATACTGAGAAGTATTCAGTACTCCGTGCGTTAAGTGCCATCGATAAATCAGATGTAGTTTGTGTTGTTCTTAATGCTGAAGAGGGTATTCGTGAACAAGATAAGCGAGTTGCAGGATATGCACACAACGCCGGTAAGGGTGTAATTATTGTCGTTAATAAGTGGGATGCTTTGAAAAAAGATACTCACACGATGCGGGACTTTGAGAACCAAATACGTGATCAATTTCAATATTTGTCATACGCACCAATTCTATTTACATCTGCCATTAAGGGTCAACGATTAGAAAAGATTCCAGAATTGGTTACAAAAGTTTATGATAACCGTCATCGTAGAATTCAATCTGCAATGCTAAATGATTTATTGTTGAGAGCAACTTCAATTGCACCAACTCCTGTAGTTAATGGTAAAAGATTGAGAATTTACTACATGACTCAAGTTGCAATTCAACCACCAACATTTGTTGTTTTTGTTAATGACAATGAATTATTACATTTCTCATACGAAAGATTCTTGATTAATCAATTAAGAGATACATTTGATTTTGAAGGAACACCAATCAAGATTTTACCAAGAAAGCGTAAGTAG
- a CDS encoding YozE family protein — protein MRRSFYQFLMTLRNPESVEPEAEFANNAFRDQSFPKQEEDYEKLSEYLELNAGYLPAMTIFDEAYAKYKDTDRK, from the coding sequence ATGAGAAGGAGCTTTTACCAATTTCTGATGACACTTCGAAATCCTGAAAGTGTAGAACCCGAGGCAGAGTTTGCTAATAACGCCTTTCGTGATCAATCATTTCCAAAGCAAGAAGAGGATTACGAAAAATTATCAGAATACTTAGAATTAAATGCTGGATACTTGCCAGCGATGACAATTTTTGACGAAGCGTATGCTAAATATAAAGACACAGACAGAAAATAG
- a CDS encoding dihydrofolate reductase, whose product MIGFVWAEDDLGNIGINGHLPWKLPNDMKRFKDVTTGNTIVMGRKTYESFPNGPLPNRKNIVISRDSSYRVQKPALLVNTKQQLLDMITPDEQVMIIGGKTIFEMFKDNVDTLFVTKIHHSFDGDTKMIEINYNEFKLIEKKEGIMDDKNIYPYTFETFKRLTNV is encoded by the coding sequence ATGATTGGATTTGTTTGGGCGGAAGATGATTTAGGAAATATTGGTATAAATGGTCACTTACCATGGAAACTTCCCAACGATATGAAACGATTTAAAGACGTCACCACTGGAAATACTATTGTTATGGGAAGAAAAACCTATGAGAGTTTTCCAAATGGTCCTTTGCCAAATCGTAAGAATATTGTTATATCACGTGATTCAAGCTACCGAGTTCAAAAGCCTGCATTATTGGTGAATACTAAACAACAGTTGCTTGATATGATTACACCTGATGAACAAGTTATGATAATTGGCGGTAAAACTATTTTTGAAATGTTCAAAGATAATGTTGATACTTTGTTTGTCACCAAAATTCATCATAGCTTTGACGGTGACACCAAAATGATTGAGATAAACTATAATGAATTTAAATTAATCGAAAAAAAAGAAGGCATTATGGACGATAAGAATATCTATCCATATACCTTCGAAACTTTCAAACGTTTAACCAACGTATAA
- a CDS encoding CCA tRNA nucleotidyltransferase: MRLKELPLDFQQALPILKMIEDAGYEAYFVGGSVRDHILGLPIHDVDIATSAYPEEIKSIFKHTIDTGIKHGTVTVLMGDNSYEITTFRTESGYQDYRRPDKVTFVRSLTDDLKRRDFTINALAVDHNGNVVDKFDGLTDLKNHLIKAVGVADERFHEDALRMMRAVRFQSQLNFSIEDKTERAIADNAHLLSKIAVERVHEEFVKMFFGQSWKNGLSDFLRLNLYEYCPGFKDNLHELSKLVKAPNVKMIDETMIWTAIGYVLDLHGEELNHFLRQWKVSNKIREDCLLTENQLINFKNKDFDVWKIYKLGITNIPRVEALCELFNVKINIEQIDNIVSEIPIKNSHSMKITGKDVIDILDIKPGPQIGEYMDILEKAVVTQTVTNTYKDLQRYLLIL, from the coding sequence ATGCGACTTAAAGAACTTCCTTTAGACTTTCAACAGGCACTGCCTATCTTAAAAATGATTGAGGATGCTGGCTACGAAGCGTACTTCGTAGGTGGTAGTGTTAGAGACCACATTTTAGGTCTCCCAATCCACGATGTTGATATCGCCACTAGTGCCTATCCAGAGGAAATTAAGTCAATATTTAAACACACGATCGATACAGGTATTAAACATGGAACCGTAACTGTTTTGATGGGGGATAATTCATATGAAATTACAACATTCAGAACAGAGTCTGGTTATCAGGATTATAGAAGGCCAGACAAAGTAACTTTTGTAAGGTCGCTTACGGATGATTTGAAACGACGTGACTTCACGATTAATGCTTTAGCAGTTGACCATAATGGTAATGTTGTGGACAAATTTGATGGGCTTACTGATTTGAAGAATCATTTGATAAAAGCAGTTGGGGTTGCGGATGAAAGATTTCATGAAGATGCTTTAAGAATGATGCGTGCAGTTAGGTTTCAATCACAATTGAATTTCTCGATTGAAGATAAGACAGAACGTGCTATTGCTGATAACGCACATTTGCTATCAAAAATTGCGGTCGAACGTGTTCATGAAGAGTTTGTAAAAATGTTTTTTGGACAGTCTTGGAAAAATGGATTGTCAGATTTCTTGAGATTAAACTTATATGAATACTGTCCTGGATTTAAAGATAATTTACATGAACTTTCAAAACTAGTTAAAGCACCAAACGTCAAAATGATTGATGAAACCATGATTTGGACAGCAATCGGATATGTTTTGGACCTTCATGGGGAAGAGCTTAATCATTTCTTACGTCAGTGGAAAGTTTCAAACAAAATCAGGGAAGATTGTCTATTAACAGAAAATCAATTAATTAATTTCAAGAATAAAGATTTTGATGTATGGAAAATATATAAACTTGGAATTACTAACATACCCCGTGTTGAGGCTCTTTGTGAGCTATTCAATGTCAAAATAAATATTGAGCAAATTGATAATATAGTTTCAGAAATTCCGATAAAAAATTCACATTCTATGAAAATTACAGGAAAAGATGTCATTGATATCTTAGATATCAAACCAGGCCCTCAAATCGGTGAATACATGGATATACTTGAAAAAGCCGTCGTTACGCAAACGGTTACAAATACCTATAAAGATTTACAAAGATATTTGTTAATATTGTAA
- a CDS encoding YpmS family protein, whose translation MKKKNYWMYAFIVLFALIIVFTGFIGAKIFSAPNETYKVTSKIEDKDQKVFTVNMNKKQANEMSAYYLEHTLNNGKAEYQFNLKKDAVLSGQIGFLGSKIHFDLEMEPYAKTNGDVLLKAKKIKVGALSLPIKFVMNYAKNSFKIPTWVDVNSKDKTILLKFTKFTTKEGYSIRARQLDLKHDKLVFDVMNKKMTDNEDK comes from the coding sequence ATGAAAAAGAAAAATTATTGGATGTACGCTTTTATTGTTTTATTTGCATTAATTATTGTTTTTACTGGTTTTATCGGTGCCAAAATATTCTCTGCACCAAATGAGACTTATAAAGTCACTTCTAAAATTGAGGATAAAGATCAAAAGGTATTCACTGTTAACATGAATAAGAAGCAGGCAAATGAAATGTCTGCCTACTATTTGGAACACACCTTAAATAATGGTAAAGCTGAATATCAATTTAATTTGAAAAAGGACGCGGTTTTGTCTGGTCAAATTGGATTTTTAGGATCAAAGATTCATTTTGATCTGGAAATGGAACCTTATGCAAAAACCAATGGGGATGTACTTTTAAAAGCAAAAAAAATTAAAGTTGGAGCTTTATCGCTACCAATCAAATTTGTAATGAACTATGCTAAAAATAGTTTTAAAATTCCTACTTGGGTTGACGTAAACAGTAAGGATAAAACAATCCTCTTGAAGTTTACAAAGTTTACAACCAAAGAAGGATATAGTATCAGAGCTAGACAATTAGATTTGAAGCACGATAAATTAGTTTTTGATGTCATGAACAAGAAAATGACGGATAATGAAGATAAATAG
- a CDS encoding HU family DNA-binding protein, with protein MANKAELIDSVATKTGLTKKDATSAVDAVFESIQENLSEGNKVQLIGFGNFEVRQRAARKGRNPQTGEEIKIPASKVPAFKPGKALKDSVK; from the coding sequence ATGGCAAACAAAGCAGAACTTATCGATAGTGTTGCTACTAAAACAGGATTGACAAAGAAAGACGCTACTTCAGCAGTAGACGCAGTATTTGAATCAATTCAAGAAAACTTATCAGAAGGAAACAAAGTACAATTAATTGGCTTTGGTAACTTCGAAGTTCGTCAACGTGCTGCACGTAAAGGACGTAACCCACAAACAGGTGAAGAAATTAAGATTCCTGCAAGCAAAGTACCTGCATTCAAACCAGGTAAAGCATTGAAGGATTCAGTTAAATAG
- a CDS encoding DegV family protein, giving the protein MSKVKIITDSSVQLTEEEIKENNIGIVPLTIEIDGNTYTDGVDISREEFVKKMDSSKELPKTSQPSIGTFMEVVDAVPDDYTDILSLNMTEAISGTINAARQISDMTDRNFEAIDTEYTDRALAFQVLEAAKLAKEGKSVDEIKSAINNIRDHTYLYMGVTSIENILRGGRLSRFAGTLSTLLNLNLVLVLKNNSLDVVKRGRGRKTIEKYMKNVMAEVKELKNIKAIGISYVDNMDYVNELKAQLEEIVPDVPLLIRVTSPVIATHAGSGAFAIEFYTA; this is encoded by the coding sequence ATGAGCAAGGTTAAAATTATCACTGATTCTTCAGTTCAGTTAACTGAAGAGGAAATTAAAGAAAACAATATTGGTATTGTTCCTTTGACTATCGAGATCGATGGTAATACATACACTGATGGTGTTGATATTTCAAGAGAAGAATTCGTTAAGAAGATGGACAGTTCCAAAGAATTACCTAAGACTTCCCAACCATCAATTGGTACGTTTATGGAAGTTGTTGATGCTGTTCCTGATGACTACACAGATATTTTGTCATTAAACATGACTGAGGCAATTAGTGGGACGATAAATGCTGCACGCCAAATTAGTGACATGACTGATAGAAATTTTGAAGCAATTGATACCGAATATACTGATCGTGCATTAGCATTTCAAGTGCTTGAAGCAGCTAAGTTAGCAAAAGAGGGCAAATCAGTTGACGAAATTAAGTCAGCAATTAATAATATTCGTGATCACACCTATTTGTATATGGGAGTGACGAGTATTGAAAATATTTTGCGTGGCGGTCGCTTGAGTCGATTTGCCGGAACATTATCAACACTTCTGAATTTAAATTTAGTTTTGGTTTTGAAAAACAACAGTTTAGACGTAGTAAAACGTGGCCGTGGTCGTAAAACAATCGAAAAATATATGAAGAACGTTATGGCTGAGGTTAAAGAATTAAAAAACATTAAAGCAATTGGCATCTCGTATGTTGATAATATGGATTATGTTAATGAATTGAAGGCTCAACTTGAAGAAATTGTACCTGATGTTCCACTACTCATTAGAGTGACAAGTCCGGTTATTGCTACTCACGCTGGTTCGGGTGCATTTGCCATTGAATTTTATACCGCATAA
- a CDS encoding GDSL-type esterase/lipase family protein: MKKKTVWIISTIVILLLVVAGGGYYFVKTHSESVQTTQEKDTTTKKVKKISIKKKVVPKKKDISIVAIGDSLTEGIGDSKSVGGGYVTRLKKEVGSKYKVKATSANFGVSGNTSSQIIDRISFDQKIHKALPDADIITVTVGGNDFMHLLKKKGMDLTGKDIATEQQAFDQRLGVLLADIRHYNASAPIYLIGIYNPFSIYLSNVKDAQTAFVNWGKGSAQVASSVNDTYYVDINNLYQTNYADKKAQKTGINPYLSNDDHFHPNAKGYDMMTAKVFDEIQNTKKEWLYK; encoded by the coding sequence ATGAAGAAGAAAACAGTTTGGATCATTTCAACGATAGTTATTTTATTGTTGGTAGTTGCCGGGGGAGGTTACTATTTTGTAAAAACCCACAGTGAATCTGTCCAAACCACCCAAGAAAAAGACACTACCACAAAAAAAGTTAAGAAAATCAGCATTAAAAAGAAAGTTGTACCCAAGAAAAAAGATATTAGCATCGTCGCCATTGGTGATTCATTAACGGAAGGTATTGGCGATTCCAAGTCAGTTGGTGGAGGTTATGTTACTCGACTAAAAAAAGAAGTTGGTTCAAAATATAAAGTTAAGGCAACCTCAGCAAATTTTGGTGTTTCTGGAAATACAAGTAGCCAAATTATTGACCGAATATCTTTTGATCAAAAAATCCATAAAGCCTTGCCCGATGCAGACATTATTACCGTTACCGTCGGTGGAAATGATTTTATGCATCTGCTAAAGAAAAAAGGCATGGATTTAACAGGAAAAGATATTGCTACAGAACAACAAGCTTTTGATCAAAGACTCGGAGTCTTATTAGCAGATATCAGACATTATAATGCTTCAGCACCAATTTATTTAATTGGAATATATAATCCCTTTAGTATTTATTTATCTAATGTCAAAGATGCTCAAACTGCCTTTGTCAATTGGGGGAAGGGCTCTGCTCAAGTTGCCAGTTCCGTCAATGATACTTACTATGTTGACATTAATAACCTATATCAAACTAATTATGCAGATAAAAAGGCACAAAAGACGGGTATCAATCCCTACCTATCAAATGATGACCATTTTCACCCAAATGCAAAGGGTTATGATATGATGACTGCTAAAGTTTTTGATGAGATACAAAATACCAAGAAAGAATGGTTATATAAGTAA
- a CDS encoding tetratricopeptide repeat protein: MSKADEVIETIDAGDFTDVDGLIQESLEQDDDQTKFSLAETLLSRGLSVQAKVVYQHLLELYPDEGQILSRLAEIAVSDGNSDQALNYISEIEPDSPSYAENLLVSADIYQSQGMYEVSEQKLLEGVRKYPEEDVFRFAIAELYFDENKFAKAIVFYNFLLDDGIEEYSGISLKLRKSSSLAGMGKYEEAITEFEQLNAIELNEDAQYQLGFLYNQVKNYNKSIATLEKLLDVNRDYPTAYVVLADDYLNIKNNEQAFKYAQLGLNLNELDERLYETAFDAGVSENPEEALNIINKGIKSVEHPLTLIIRLSDFYITHGQYKNNLDLLESVDINNNPKLIWNLAKSYYETDDLSKAQENIGLVFDEYKDNLDFLNDMIDILRSTGDKPALKAALKLYLRQNPDDEDMQNLLDQMG; this comes from the coding sequence ATGAGCAAAGCAGATGAAGTTATTGAAACAATTGACGCCGGTGATTTTACAGATGTGGATGGATTAATCCAAGAATCACTTGAACAAGATGATGATCAAACAAAATTCTCATTAGCTGAAACATTATTGAGCCGAGGGTTGTCTGTTCAGGCCAAAGTGGTATATCAGCATTTATTAGAACTATATCCTGATGAAGGACAAATTTTATCAAGATTGGCAGAAATTGCAGTTTCAGATGGAAATTCTGATCAAGCACTTAATTATATTTCGGAGATTGAGCCTGATTCTCCTTCATATGCTGAAAATTTGCTAGTCTCAGCTGATATTTATCAATCTCAAGGAATGTACGAGGTTAGTGAACAAAAGCTGTTAGAGGGCGTACGTAAGTATCCTGAAGAAGATGTTTTTAGATTTGCGATTGCTGAATTGTATTTTGATGAAAATAAATTTGCTAAAGCCATCGTATTCTACAATTTCTTATTGGATGATGGAATTGAAGAATATTCAGGTATTTCTCTGAAGTTGCGTAAATCCAGTTCGTTAGCGGGAATGGGCAAGTATGAAGAGGCAATTACTGAATTTGAACAATTGAATGCAATTGAATTAAACGAAGATGCCCAATATCAATTAGGATTTTTGTATAATCAAGTTAAGAACTATAATAAATCTATTGCAACTCTTGAGAAACTCTTGGATGTTAACCGCGATTATCCAACTGCTTATGTTGTTTTGGCTGATGATTATTTAAATATTAAAAATAATGAACAAGCTTTCAAGTATGCACAATTAGGATTAAACCTAAATGAACTAGACGAAAGATTGTATGAGACCGCTTTTGATGCGGGTGTTTCTGAGAATCCCGAAGAGGCACTCAACATTATTAACAAAGGTATTAAATCAGTTGAACATCCCTTAACTTTAATTATCAGATTGAGTGATTTCTATATTACTCATGGTCAATATAAAAATAATCTTGATTTGTTAGAGAGTGTTGATATTAACAATAATCCAAAGCTAATTTGGAATTTAGCAAAGTCATATTATGAAACTGATGATTTGTCCAAGGCTCAAGAAAATATTGGTTTGGTCTTTGACGAGTATAAAGATAACCTGGACTTTTTGAATGATATGATCGATATTTTGAGAAGCACCGGTGATAAGCCAGCACTAAAAGCAGCATTAAAACTATACTTACGTCAAAATCCTGATGACGAAGATATGCAAAATCTATTAGATCAAATGGGGTAA
- a CDS encoding ABC-F family ATP-binding cassette domain-containing protein translates to MKTLNVSNASKNFGERTLFKNVTFTINENDRIGLLGLNGVGKTTLLDGMVNQEDLNTIDIEKPKDYKINYLKQQPELDENLSVTDAVFAGESAQFKLIRKYEASLNEFNTHSDDKKIQSRFFDLQEKMNAADAWQMESDVKSILNKLGITELDKKVADLSGGQQRRVALAQTLISDADLLILDEPTNHLDYQAIDWLEGYLNKFKGSVMFVTHDRYFLNKVANRIFELEHQNVTEYDGNYEKYLSQKAANEATMAAVQHHKTQMYKKELDWMRAGVKARGTKQQARIDRFNDLKDDLSDKREEQGEMSIDIAQQRLGNDVFKIDNANLKFDDKDIIDDFSYLVSRGDRIGITGSNGSGKTTFLNAIAGEVPLDSGTIKTGQTVKLGYYTQYTQNMDSDKRVIRYLEGIGQNVHNNDGEKMSASQLLDTFKFDHQMQGAFIRELSGGEKRRLYLLAILITQPNVLLLDEPTNNLDIETLTILENYLEDFKGTVLAVSHDRYFLDKVAGKLLIFQGNGKIVESYDSYSGYLEEMNKKEQERHQQTKERKSENAAEAKSENSSEKTKLTYAEQMELKKLEPQIEKLDDEISKLEAQVNDDSNDYTKLMDFQKQLDEANKKGDELMERWEYLSQFV, encoded by the coding sequence TTGAAAACATTAAATGTATCGAATGCATCAAAGAATTTCGGTGAAAGAACACTTTTTAAAAACGTTACTTTTACCATTAATGAAAATGATCGAATTGGACTACTGGGTTTAAATGGTGTTGGTAAAACAACTTTACTTGATGGAATGGTTAATCAAGAGGATTTGAATACCATCGATATCGAGAAGCCAAAGGATTACAAGATCAATTATTTGAAGCAGCAGCCAGAACTTGATGAAAATCTATCCGTTACCGATGCTGTATTTGCGGGCGAAAGTGCGCAATTCAAATTGATCCGAAAATACGAAGCATCATTGAATGAGTTCAATACTCATTCTGATGATAAAAAGATTCAGTCACGTTTTTTTGATTTACAGGAAAAAATGAATGCTGCTGATGCTTGGCAAATGGAATCTGATGTCAAATCAATTCTGAACAAATTAGGAATTACTGAATTAGATAAGAAAGTTGCCGACTTATCCGGTGGACAACAAAGACGTGTTGCATTAGCACAAACGTTGATTTCTGATGCTGATCTCTTAATTTTGGATGAGCCAACCAACCATTTGGATTATCAAGCAATTGACTGGCTTGAGGGCTATTTGAACAAGTTCAAGGGTTCTGTAATGTTTGTTACCCATGATCGTTATTTTTTGAATAAGGTTGCTAATCGTATATTTGAATTAGAACATCAAAATGTAACTGAATATGATGGTAATTACGAAAAATATCTTTCTCAAAAGGCAGCAAATGAAGCAACCATGGCTGCGGTCCAACATCATAAGACCCAGATGTATAAAAAAGAACTTGATTGGATGCGTGCTGGCGTTAAAGCCCGTGGTACTAAACAACAAGCAAGAATTGACCGTTTCAATGATTTGAAAGACGATCTTTCTGATAAGCGAGAAGAGCAAGGTGAAATGTCAATTGATATTGCTCAACAACGATTGGGAAATGATGTGTTCAAAATTGATAATGCCAATTTAAAATTTGATGATAAAGATATTATTGATGATTTTAGTTATCTTGTTAGTCGCGGGGATCGAATTGGAATAACTGGTTCAAATGGATCAGGTAAAACAACCTTTTTAAATGCAATTGCTGGAGAAGTTCCACTTGATTCAGGTACTATTAAGACTGGTCAAACTGTTAAACTTGGTTATTATACACAGTACACTCAGAATATGGATTCTGATAAACGTGTCATTCGTTATCTAGAAGGCATTGGACAAAATGTACACAATAATGATGGAGAGAAAATGTCAGCCTCACAATTGCTGGATACCTTCAAGTTTGATCACCAAATGCAAGGTGCCTTTATCAGAGAATTATCTGGTGGGGAAAAAAGACGATTGTACTTATTGGCAATATTAATTACGCAGCCTAATGTGTTGCTTCTTGATGAGCCAACTAACAATTTGGATATTGAAACATTAACAATTTTAGAAAATTATCTTGAGGACTTTAAAGGAACAGTTTTGGCAGTTTCTCATGATAGATATTTCCTTGATAAAGTTGCTGGCAAGTTATTAATATTCCAAGGTAATGGGAAAATTGTTGAGAGTTATGATTCATATTCTGGCTATCTTGAAGAAATGAATAAAAAAGAGCAAGAAAGACATCAACAAACAAAGGAACGCAAATCAGAGAATGCTGCTGAAGCTAAATCTGAAAATAGTTCCGAAAAAACTAAACTTACTTATGCGGAACAAATGGAATTAAAAAAATTAGAGCCTCAAATTGAGAAGCTTGATGATGAAATTTCCAAATTAGAAGCACAAGTAAATGATGACAGCAACGATTATACGAAGCTAATGGATTTCCAAAAGCAACTTGACGAAGCTAACAAAAAAGGTGACGAGTTGATGGAACGCTGGGAATATTTAAGCCAATTCGTTTAG
- the trhA gene encoding PAQR family membrane homeostasis protein TrhA has translation MSKNEVTKNSQTTKFSRTYLILNEIFSAVTHGIGIILAVFAAVFLLIKGAKTGDPLTITAFSIYAFTLFFLYLSSTLFHSLYFTKAKGVFQIFDHSSIFLMIAGTYTPYCLVALKSTPFAITLLSIIWALAIGGILYKIFNVGRFKYFETLLYVLMGWAIIIAMKPLFHAIGAVGTWLLIFGGIAFTLGACVYLVKNMRFVHVIWHIFVMLGTALMFFSVYLYVG, from the coding sequence TTGAGCAAAAATGAAGTAACAAAAAATTCGCAAACCACAAAGTTTTCGCGGACGTATTTAATACTGAATGAAATATTCAGCGCCGTTACTCATGGTATTGGAATAATCCTGGCAGTATTCGCTGCAGTATTTCTATTAATTAAGGGTGCTAAAACTGGTGACCCCTTAACAATTACAGCATTCTCCATTTATGCATTTACATTGTTTTTCTTATATTTAAGTTCAACCTTATTTCATAGCTTATATTTTACAAAAGCAAAAGGCGTTTTCCAAATATTTGATCATAGTTCCATTTTCTTAATGATTGCTGGAACTTATACACCATATTGCCTAGTCGCACTCAAAAGCACACCATTTGCGATTACATTATTATCAATCATCTGGGCGTTAGCAATTGGTGGAATTCTTTATAAAATCTTCAATGTGGGTCGTTTCAAATATTTTGAAACATTGCTTTATGTCTTAATGGGTTGGGCAATCATTATTGCAATGAAGCCTTTATTTCACGCCATTGGCGCAGTCGGAACTTGGCTGCTTATCTTTGGTGGTATTGCTTTTACTCTTGGAGCATGTGTCTACTTAGTAAAAAACATGCGATTTGTTCACGTAATATGGCATATCTTTGTCATGTTAGGAACAGCACTCATGTTTTTCTCAGTATATTTATACGTTGGTTAA
- a CDS encoding thymidylate synthase → MNNEQQYLDLLKYVLDNGHKKDDRTGTGTISVFGYQARFNLAKSFPLLTTKKVPFGLIKSELLWFLHGDTNIRFLLQHKNHIWDEWAFKKYIESSDYSGPDMTDFGRRSLVDEEFNKQYKEEKSKFDDLILTDDKFSKQYGDLGFVYGAQWRHWQTREGGFIDQIKNVIDQIKNTPDSRRMIVSAWNPEDVPTMALPPCHTMFQFYVNDGKLSCQLYQRSADLFLGVPFNIASYALLTHLIARETGLEVGEFVHTFGDAHIYLNHLDQVKEQLSRIPNEGPQLKINTDKSIFDLDVKDITLEGYDPKPAIKAPVAV, encoded by the coding sequence ATGAATAACGAACAACAATATTTAGATTTATTAAAATATGTTTTAGATAATGGTCATAAAAAGGACGATCGTACTGGAACGGGAACAATTAGTGTATTTGGCTATCAGGCAAGATTTAACCTTGCTAAGTCCTTTCCACTATTAACAACCAAAAAAGTTCCGTTTGGGCTCATTAAAAGTGAATTATTGTGGTTCTTGCATGGTGACACCAACATCCGTTTCTTGTTACAACATAAAAATCATATTTGGGATGAGTGGGCATTCAAAAAGTATATTGAAAGCAGCGACTATTCAGGCCCAGATATGACAGATTTTGGTCGTCGAAGTCTTGTAGATGAAGAGTTTAATAAGCAATATAAAGAAGAAAAATCGAAGTTTGACGATTTGATTTTGACTGATGATAAATTTTCAAAGCAATATGGTGACCTAGGGTTTGTTTATGGAGCACAATGGAGACACTGGCAGACCCGTGAAGGTGGATTTATCGATCAAATCAAAAACGTGATCGATCAAATCAAAAATACACCTGATTCAAGACGAATGATTGTTAGTGCCTGGAATCCTGAAGATGTACCAACAATGGCGCTACCTCCTTGTCATACAATGTTTCAATTTTACGTAAATGATGGCAAATTATCATGTCAGCTTTACCAAAGAAGTGCTGATTTGTTTTTAGGCGTTCCGTTTAATATTGCTAGTTACGCATTATTGACACATTTAATTGCTAGAGAAACTGGACTAGAAGTCGGTGAATTTGTTCATACATTTGGAGATGCACATATTTACTTAAACCATTTGGATCAAGTAAAAGAACAATTATCAAGAATCCCAAATGAAGGTCCACAGCTGAAAATAAATACAGATAAAAGCATTTTTGACCTAGACGTTAAAGATATAACTCTAGAAGGATATGATCCAAAACCCGCCATTAAGGCTCCTGTGGCAGTTTAA